A genomic stretch from Sphingobacterium sp. ML3W includes:
- a CDS encoding DUF6796 family protein has protein sequence MLFRIILDMLYTTKIKWSFVASILAAVCWIIGDMFVAGFDVDPSEYPLFSETYADQVDVGIAVLMLKGSSARLMFGALIASMTATLFLPGVWLAYQYFQDKSRWYAWGTYFVLIVSVMLMPLGHADFYYTGEIYKAIYHTDPVAHQYLLETASGFTKVLYIAWGTAIVVLMVGWLLFSILVFMRKTQLPAGQPLSVLFLSPSISCP, from the coding sequence ATGTTATTTAGAATAATTCTTGATATGCTTTACACTACAAAAATTAAATGGTCATTTGTTGCTAGCATACTGGCGGCGGTATGTTGGATTATTGGAGATATGTTTGTCGCGGGTTTTGATGTAGATCCTTCGGAATATCCACTTTTTTCGGAGACTTATGCGGATCAGGTGGACGTGGGTATTGCGGTACTCATGCTGAAAGGGTCGAGCGCACGCCTCATGTTTGGTGCACTGATTGCCTCGATGACGGCTACTTTGTTCCTGCCGGGCGTATGGTTAGCCTATCAGTATTTTCAGGACAAATCCAGGTGGTATGCCTGGGGAACTTATTTTGTGTTGATAGTCAGTGTTATGCTGATGCCCCTCGGTCATGCGGACTTTTATTATACGGGTGAAATATACAAAGCAATATACCATACCGATCCGGTAGCTCATCAATATCTGTTGGAGACAGCCTCGGGCTTTACGAAGGTACTGTATATTGCTTGGGGGACGGCTATTGTGGTGTTGATGGTAGGTTGGCTACTGTTTTCGATACTGGTTTTTATGCGGAAGACACAATTGCCCGCTGGGCAGCCTTTATCAGTCCTGTTTTTATCACCATCTATCAGTTGCCCTTGA
- a CDS encoding pirin family protein — MKKSIEKIFPRPAQPGMVGDGFRVYNMVPGNGITKRRMSPFLLLDFNAEFDFGPSDHIRGVDVHPHKGFETVTIAYKGSVAHHDSSGNSGVINPGDVQWMTAGAGILHKEYHEENFSRAGGPFEMVQLWVNLPAKDKSTEAHYQGITADQMGKVQLPEDGGIVNIIAGIFQDTKGPAETYTAVNLFDIKLEKGHQTAFTVPKYHNSAILVVNGEAEVNGQLAKEHSFVLFENDGEEIVIKANEQAVLLFMSGEPIDEPIVSYGPFVMNTQEEIYQAFEDFQAGKFGTLE; from the coding sequence ATGAAAAAATCAATTGAAAAAATCTTCCCTCGACCTGCACAGCCAGGTATGGTAGGTGACGGATTCCGTGTGTACAATATGGTTCCCGGTAACGGGATTACCAAAAGACGGATGAGTCCTTTCCTCTTATTGGATTTCAATGCGGAATTTGATTTTGGTCCATCAGATCATATTCGTGGGGTAGATGTTCATCCGCATAAAGGTTTTGAAACCGTGACTATAGCCTATAAAGGAAGTGTGGCGCATCATGACAGTTCGGGTAACAGCGGGGTGATCAATCCCGGGGATGTTCAATGGATGACAGCTGGAGCAGGAATATTGCACAAAGAGTATCACGAGGAGAATTTCTCCAGAGCTGGTGGTCCTTTTGAAATGGTGCAGCTTTGGGTTAATCTACCTGCAAAGGATAAGTCTACGGAAGCGCATTACCAGGGCATTACTGCAGATCAGATGGGCAAAGTACAGTTGCCTGAAGATGGCGGTATTGTTAATATCATAGCTGGTATATTTCAGGATACAAAAGGACCAGCCGAAACTTATACTGCAGTCAATCTCTTTGATATTAAATTAGAAAAGGGTCATCAGACAGCATTTACTGTTCCCAAATATCACAATTCCGCCATTCTGGTTGTCAATGGAGAAGCAGAGGTCAATGGACAGTTGGCCAAAGAACATAGTTTTGTGCTGTTTGAAAACGATGGTGAAGAAATCGTGATCAAGGCCAATGAGCAAGCTGTCTTACTGTTTATGAGTGGAGAACCTATTGACGAACCTATTGTAAGCTATGGCCCTTTTGTAATGAACACACAAGAGGAAATCTATCAGGCTTTCGAGGACTTCCAGGCTGGTAAATTCGGTACACTTGAATAG
- a CDS encoding endonuclease/exonuclease/phosphatase family protein, with product MKIGRFIMLLLLLSIGQIIAAKGKTELKVLQINIWQEGTVVPNGFPAIADEIIDKNADIVLFSEVRNYKGTDYIQRILAELKSKGASYFGKSSDEKLDVGLISKFPVADQHALYGKDSEMGGVLKSKIKVGNRDFVFYSLHLDYTNYACYLPRGYDGVTWKKLENPITEVSAIVEANRKSKRDEAIRDIIHDVDGEKQSQSFIIAGDFNEPSHLDWTVATKDLFDHRGAVVPWDCSVLLNKAGFKDSFRVQYPNPVSHPGFTYPAFNKDVPIDKLAWAPTADDRDRIDYVYYRSKQPLKVVKARIVGPVETVKYAKKQEKDSEDEFLLPKGIWPTDHKALLVTFSF from the coding sequence ATGAAAATAGGAAGATTTATAATGTTGCTACTGCTACTCAGTATAGGACAGATCATAGCCGCCAAGGGGAAAACCGAGTTAAAAGTGCTGCAGATCAATATCTGGCAGGAGGGGACGGTTGTACCCAATGGATTTCCGGCTATTGCGGATGAAATCATAGACAAGAATGCTGATATCGTGCTTTTTAGTGAGGTACGTAATTACAAAGGAACAGATTATATCCAGCGGATATTAGCAGAATTAAAATCCAAAGGGGCAAGCTATTTTGGTAAGTCAAGTGATGAAAAGCTGGATGTTGGATTGATCTCCAAATTTCCAGTGGCGGACCAACACGCACTGTATGGTAAAGATAGCGAGATGGGAGGTGTGTTGAAAAGTAAGATCAAAGTTGGCAACCGCGATTTCGTCTTTTATTCTTTACACCTGGATTATACCAATTATGCCTGTTACCTACCTAGGGGGTATGATGGAGTAACCTGGAAGAAATTGGAGAACCCGATTACTGAGGTGTCTGCAATTGTAGAAGCCAATCGTAAAAGTAAAAGGGATGAAGCGATACGTGATATTATACACGATGTGGACGGGGAGAAGCAATCCCAATCTTTTATTATTGCGGGCGATTTTAATGAGCCTTCACATTTGGACTGGACTGTAGCGACAAAGGATTTGTTTGACCATCGGGGTGCCGTGGTGCCTTGGGACTGTTCGGTTCTATTAAACAAAGCGGGGTTTAAGGATAGTTTTCGTGTGCAGTATCCCAATCCGGTAAGTCATCCCGGGTTTACCTATCCGGCGTTCAATAAGGATGTCCCTATTGATAAGCTGGCCTGGGCACCTACAGCTGATGATCGGGATAGGATAGACTATGTCTATTATCGCAGTAAGCAACCATTAAAAGTGGTGAAGGCGAGGATTGTGGGTCCTGTGGAAACGGTGAAATATGCTAAAAAGCAGGAAAAAGATAGCGAAGATGAATTTTTGCTTCCAAAAGGAATATGGCCTACAGATCATAAAGCCCTGTTAGTGACTTTTAGCTTTTAG
- a CDS encoding HAMP domain-containing sensor histidine kinase codes for MNYIRRYWNILTNIGTRPDMSYIDLKRIQMVNLIAILCLLPTLCFFILNIIDKRYLLSTINLSNTICSISVLFLQYDGKHNFAKAMLLISNFIFFLLGAILFKNGGEYFLLCTLIASMLLYDDRRVHIFFCLATSFAIALLYFLPTIVPVVQRVPRLRLIFNISNALAFIVIAVNSFLQIIYNNMEKIEDQRRKLESMNRDKEKIFSIIAHDIKSPFASLEALVLMLRDQILNNTVSREYIQQLYQQIVHQNQALDDFLQWGSSSMRGITSPAVLVLIEPLIREIMTLFADQIQVKQLKIEIDITEGTHIFANKDHTSIILRNLISNAIKFSYVAGKISIYCSRNEIHTNIHIQDEGIGINPSKSASLFNVIQHKSFGTEDEPGSGLGLVLCKDLIERNKGIVDIQSIPNKGSIFTVGLPSYPTRNQASKKEAQTCC; via the coding sequence ATGAACTATATCCGAAGATATTGGAACATACTCACTAATATTGGTACCCGTCCGGATATGTCCTATATCGACCTCAAAAGGATACAGATGGTCAACTTGATTGCCATACTTTGCTTATTACCAACGCTTTGCTTTTTTATCCTTAATATCATCGACAAACGTTACTTGCTGTCGACGATCAACCTATCCAATACCATCTGTTCTATTTCGGTACTCTTTCTACAATACGATGGTAAACATAACTTTGCGAAAGCGATGTTATTAATCAGCAATTTCATTTTTTTTCTTTTGGGAGCGATATTGTTTAAAAATGGAGGCGAATATTTTCTATTATGCACCCTTATTGCTTCGATGTTGCTCTATGACGACCGTCGTGTCCATATTTTTTTCTGTCTTGCTACCTCTTTCGCCATTGCATTGCTCTATTTCCTTCCGACAATTGTTCCTGTTGTCCAACGTGTTCCCAGGCTGAGACTGATCTTCAACATTAGCAATGCACTTGCTTTTATTGTAATCGCTGTAAACTCCTTCCTCCAGATTATTTACAACAATATGGAGAAGATTGAAGACCAGCGGAGAAAACTGGAATCCATGAATCGCGATAAGGAAAAAATATTTTCCATCATCGCTCATGATATCAAAAGTCCATTTGCTAGTTTGGAAGCATTGGTGTTGATGCTTCGCGACCAAATACTTAACAATACCGTATCTAGAGAATATATACAACAACTTTATCAACAGATTGTGCATCAAAACCAGGCACTGGACGACTTTCTGCAATGGGGAAGTAGTAGCATGCGTGGGATTACCAGCCCAGCTGTTTTAGTGCTGATCGAACCATTGATTCGCGAAATCATGACATTATTTGCTGATCAGATACAGGTAAAACAACTCAAGATAGAAATTGATATCACCGAAGGAACACATATCTTCGCCAATAAGGATCACACGTCCATCATACTACGCAACCTTATTAGTAATGCCATCAAATTTAGCTACGTGGCTGGAAAGATAAGCATCTATTGCAGTAGGAATGAGATCCATACCAACATTCATATCCAAGATGAGGGGATTGGAATTAATCCCTCCAAATCGGCCTCACTGTTTAATGTAATCCAGCATAAATCATTCGGTACGGAAGATGAACCCGGGTCGGGCTTAGGGCTCGTATTATGCAAAGATCTGATCGAGCGAAATAAAGGTATAGTCGATATTCAGAGTATTCCCAATAAAGGTTCAATTTTCACCGTTGGCTTACCATCATACCCCACAAGAAACCAGGCCTCCAAAAAAGAAGCACAGACCTGTTGCTAA
- a CDS encoding nitrilase family protein, with the protein MDKLKIATAQFEHKSADKAYNLAIIETLAQQAATQGADVIAFHECSITGYTFARNLDKQQMLNIAELVPKGKSTQKLIEIAAKYNITILAGFFEKDENDNLYKPYICVDKDGLIAKHRKLHPFINPYLSAGQDYTIFEIKGWKCGILICYDNNVIENVRATKLLGADIIFMPHVTMCTPSSRPGAGFVDPQLWHNRENDPTSLRLEFDGMKGRSWLMKWLPARAYDNAVYTVFSNPIGMDDDQLKNGCSMVLDPFGDILAECRTFDDSFVIATITPEKLIQAGGHRYISARRPELYRNIIGQQHESDQKVVWLHAENS; encoded by the coding sequence ATGGACAAATTAAAAATTGCTACAGCACAATTTGAGCATAAAAGTGCGGATAAAGCCTATAATCTGGCAATCATCGAGACCCTTGCGCAACAGGCCGCAACACAAGGTGCTGACGTGATTGCCTTTCACGAATGCTCCATTACAGGTTATACCTTTGCAAGAAATTTAGATAAACAGCAGATGCTCAATATTGCCGAACTCGTTCCGAAAGGTAAGAGCACCCAGAAGTTGATCGAGATAGCCGCCAAATACAATATCACCATTCTTGCTGGTTTCTTTGAAAAAGATGAAAATGACAATTTATATAAGCCTTATATCTGCGTCGACAAAGATGGCTTAATTGCCAAACATCGCAAATTACATCCCTTCATAAATCCTTACCTGAGCGCAGGTCAAGATTATACGATATTTGAGATCAAAGGATGGAAATGTGGTATTTTGATCTGCTATGATAATAATGTCATTGAAAACGTACGAGCGACAAAATTATTGGGAGCTGATATTATCTTTATGCCACATGTGACCATGTGCACACCTTCATCTAGACCCGGAGCGGGCTTTGTAGATCCTCAGCTCTGGCATAATCGTGAAAATGACCCAACCTCCTTGCGTTTGGAGTTTGATGGAATGAAAGGACGGAGCTGGCTAATGAAATGGTTGCCTGCTAGGGCCTATGACAATGCGGTCTATACTGTATTTTCAAACCCTATCGGAATGGATGACGATCAGTTAAAAAACGGTTGTTCAATGGTCTTAGACCCTTTCGGGGATATTCTCGCTGAATGCCGTACATTTGACGATAGCTTTGTCATAGCTACAATAACACCCGAAAAACTGATACAGGCTGGTGGACATCGCTATATCAGCGCGCGAAGACCAGAGCTCTACCGCAACATTATTGGTCAACAACATGAATCAGATCAAAAAGTAGTCTGGTTACATGCAGAAAATAGCTAG
- a CDS encoding helix-turn-helix transcriptional regulator encodes MQILPPKELLPYIKHYLFLESAADSQKTLRLFSDGNTGIVFLLNQGLLSINQSDHLPQSFLYGQISHFKDLCLIERISFIIVVFQPDGLYKLLGVPAHELKDQIIGLQDIFGQSAERLYDQLMYRSHPTAKLNALNTFFYTLAIQNKSLGQTSFSNVLKYITDHNGLLSVEELLKHSGHTERHMERIFAEQVGMSPKKFVSIVQLHFFLKLLRNKPDDTTLTTISYESGYFDQSHLIRTFKKYTGFTPSIYLNNTSRLAINFMEFQALPDRLSGLYNLS; translated from the coding sequence ATGCAGATACTCCCACCAAAAGAATTATTGCCTTACATCAAACACTACCTCTTTTTGGAAAGCGCTGCCGATTCGCAAAAAACGCTACGCTTATTCTCGGATGGAAATACAGGAATCGTATTCCTTTTGAATCAGGGCCTTTTATCCATCAACCAAAGCGATCATCTCCCCCAGTCATTTTTGTACGGTCAGATCAGTCATTTTAAAGATCTCTGTCTTATCGAACGGATTTCCTTTATTATTGTTGTATTCCAACCTGATGGCCTCTACAAATTGCTGGGTGTACCGGCACATGAGCTAAAAGATCAAATCATTGGCTTACAGGATATCTTTGGACAGTCCGCAGAACGGCTTTATGATCAGCTCATGTACCGCAGCCATCCAACAGCCAAATTAAATGCATTAAATACCTTCTTTTATACACTCGCCATTCAAAACAAATCGCTAGGTCAAACCTCATTTTCCAATGTATTAAAATATATTACCGACCATAACGGACTCCTCTCTGTTGAAGAACTACTCAAACACAGCGGCCATACTGAGCGACACATGGAACGGATATTTGCCGAACAGGTCGGTATGAGTCCAAAAAAATTCGTAAGCATTGTCCAGCTCCATTTCTTTTTGAAGTTGCTTCGCAATAAACCTGATGATACCACACTGACGACGATCTCCTACGAAAGTGGGTATTTTGATCAATCTCATCTCATCAGGACATTTAAAAAATATACCGGTTTTACACCATCCATATACTTGAACAATACAAGCAGACTGGCAATCAATTTTATGGAGTTTCAAGCCTTGCCCGATCGTTTGTCGGGTTTGTACAATTTATCTTAA
- a CDS encoding winged helix-turn-helix transcriptional regulator encodes MNQQLKGLEHDGILRKEVFKELPPRVEYTPDTTR; translated from the coding sequence TTGAATCAACAGCTTAAGGGGCTGGAGCACGACGGAATACTTCGCAAAGAGGTCTTTAAAGAGCTGCCACCCCGGGTGGAATATACCCCTGACACCACTAGGTAA
- a CDS encoding nuclear transport factor 2 family protein, giving the protein MKSAKYIVLSFLESLNKEDFTAAYELLDSDMVFEGVLGSRHTADHYIADMKKMKFKYNIKEVMTNGNHVAIFYNIDMGGMEIFSAGWYQVENELILKIKVVFDPRPLLKDK; this is encoded by the coding sequence ATGAAATCAGCAAAATACATTGTGCTCAGTTTTCTCGAAAGCCTGAATAAAGAAGATTTTACGGCTGCATATGAATTATTGGATAGTGACATGGTCTTCGAGGGTGTGCTTGGGAGTAGGCATACTGCGGATCATTATATTGCGGATATGAAGAAAATGAAGTTTAAATACAATATTAAAGAAGTAATGACAAATGGTAATCATGTGGCTATCTTCTATAACATTGATATGGGTGGAATGGAGATCTTTAGTGCAGGCTGGTATCAAGTAGAAAATGAGCTGATCCTGAAAATAAAGGTTGTCTTTGATCCACGGCCACTTCTGAAAGATAAATAG
- a CDS encoding TonB-dependent receptor: MRTQRNLHLIMLTDSIAGSILITFTTLLLSISTTKIMAQQVQKNDFILSGKIVTAEIAPLEINLFDTEAKLIKTEFPNQQGEFRFNALSKGAYYFKIRQGQSDLYNSEVIQVTDHDIALPEIRINEQRLETVVVNKSRPFIERHDGKMILNVESSLQNTGGSALEILGKAPGVTIDGNDNVILRGKNNILIQIDGKNSPLTGDELANYLRGLPASAIDKIELITNPSAKYDAAGTAIINIKLKKGTNKGTNGSFSTALGAGRYVKNNNSFNINHRNNKLNLFANYNFAYREAFNELMIDRKFYTEGNLEKTYLQDNFFKFNTRNHNGKIGFDYNLTDKNVLGASVSFTSNIFKPRGNSKTAILAPNDQPLSHTATLSQTNNTLRNISVNLNHKYSMDTLGSELSTDIDFIRYVNTSNQGFDTKTSNNDGEPIGIPYILRGKTDGGLNIYALKSDWIKIFPKNLKLETGVKTSYVKSDNDIEFYDHSTSPAVRDTNKSNHYIYQEHIYAAYGNVSKKWNKLKTVLGLRVEKTDVTGTQLTTAQINKRQYTQLFPSAIFSYDFTTDHNLEVNLSRRINRPNYQQLNPFKYYINATTYRVGNPDLNAQTSQNYELTYSFKSRYIATLSYSKISNNITTVIKPVIENGENITVQTEENLKSASYYSLNLILPIKPTNWWDINNSANFYYGSYTGNVSGTQINNIGNFTFDMNSIHTLKLGKNFVAELAANYKATEVYAFAHIDPYWYLNIGLQKKFKDKNTLKLAVSDIFNSNTIKGVTVYNDYKENFKTRREPRVVMLSYSYNFGSTKTGQSRKTGAAEDLKQRAE, encoded by the coding sequence ATGCGAACTCAACGAAACCTCCACTTGATCATGCTAACCGATTCTATAGCAGGATCAATTTTGATCACATTCACAACCCTGTTACTGTCTATATCGACAACCAAGATCATGGCGCAACAGGTTCAGAAAAACGATTTTATATTATCTGGAAAAATAGTTACTGCAGAAATTGCCCCGTTGGAAATTAACCTCTTCGATACAGAGGCTAAGCTGATCAAGACCGAATTTCCCAATCAACAGGGTGAGTTCCGATTTAATGCCCTCAGCAAAGGAGCCTATTACTTCAAAATTCGCCAGGGTCAATCAGACCTCTACAATTCGGAGGTCATTCAAGTGACGGACCATGACATAGCTCTACCTGAAATTCGGATAAACGAACAACGACTGGAGACCGTCGTCGTCAACAAATCACGCCCTTTTATTGAACGACATGATGGTAAAATGATCTTAAATGTGGAAAGCAGCCTTCAAAATACGGGTGGATCTGCGCTAGAAATACTGGGAAAAGCACCTGGTGTTACAATAGATGGGAATGACAACGTTATTCTGCGGGGAAAAAACAATATTTTGATACAGATTGATGGGAAAAACTCACCACTTACCGGCGATGAACTAGCCAATTACCTCCGCGGCCTCCCCGCATCTGCGATTGACAAAATTGAACTCATTACCAACCCATCTGCAAAATATGACGCAGCCGGAACTGCCATTATCAATATAAAACTAAAAAAAGGAACAAATAAGGGAACCAACGGAAGCTTTTCTACAGCATTAGGTGCAGGTAGATACGTTAAAAATAACAACAGTTTTAATATCAACCATCGCAATAATAAGCTCAATCTCTTTGCCAATTATAATTTTGCTTATCGCGAAGCATTTAACGAGCTTATGATCGATCGAAAGTTTTACACGGAAGGCAATTTAGAGAAAACATACCTACAGGACAATTTCTTTAAATTCAATACCCGCAACCATAATGGTAAAATCGGCTTCGATTATAATCTAACTGACAAAAACGTGTTGGGTGCATCTGTCAGCTTCACAAGTAATATCTTTAAACCACGTGGGAATAGCAAAACGGCTATCCTAGCCCCCAACGATCAACCACTCAGTCATACCGCCACGTTAAGTCAAACGAACAATACCTTGAGAAATATCTCTGTTAATCTCAACCATAAATACAGCATGGATACTCTTGGTTCTGAACTTAGCACGGATATAGATTTCATTCGCTATGTCAATACATCAAACCAAGGTTTTGATACCAAAACCAGCAACAACGATGGTGAACCTATAGGTATACCCTATATCTTAAGAGGAAAAACTGATGGTGGTTTGAATATTTATGCGCTAAAAAGCGACTGGATTAAGATCTTCCCTAAAAACCTCAAACTGGAAACTGGCGTTAAAACGAGTTACGTTAAATCAGATAACGATATTGAATTTTACGATCATAGTACATCGCCGGCAGTACGGGACACCAATAAATCTAATCATTACATCTACCAGGAGCACATCTACGCAGCCTATGGTAATGTGTCAAAAAAATGGAATAAGCTGAAAACCGTATTAGGTCTACGTGTTGAAAAAACCGATGTTACAGGAACACAGCTAACCACTGCACAAATTAATAAAAGGCAATACACTCAGCTATTTCCAAGTGCCATTTTTTCCTATGATTTCACAACAGACCATAATCTCGAAGTCAATCTCAGCCGTCGCATCAACCGTCCCAATTATCAACAACTCAACCCCTTTAAATACTATATTAATGCGACAACATATCGCGTTGGCAACCCCGATCTAAATGCACAAACATCGCAAAATTACGAACTCACCTATAGTTTCAAAAGTAGATATATAGCCACCCTGAGTTATAGCAAAATAAGCAACAATATTACGACTGTCATAAAACCCGTAATCGAAAATGGAGAAAACATCACCGTTCAGACAGAAGAGAACCTGAAATCAGCTTCCTATTACTCCCTCAATCTCATTCTACCGATCAAGCCGACCAATTGGTGGGATATAAACAACAGCGCGAACTTTTATTACGGTTCATATACAGGAAACGTTTCAGGGACACAGATCAATAATATTGGTAATTTCACCTTCGATATGAATAGCATCCATACGCTTAAATTGGGTAAAAATTTCGTTGCCGAATTAGCGGCCAATTATAAAGCTACCGAGGTATACGCCTTCGCCCATATTGACCCTTATTGGTATCTCAATATCGGGTTGCAAAAGAAATTTAAGGACAAAAACACTCTGAAGCTCGCCGTAAGTGATATATTCAACAGCAATACTATAAAGGGGGTGACCGTCTACAATGATTACAAAGAAAATTTTAAGACTAGAAGAGAGCCCCGAGTTGTGATGTTGTCCTATAGCTATAATTTTGGATCCACCAAAACAGGACAGTCACGTAAAACAGGTGCCGCCGAAGATCTCAAACAAAGGGCCGAATAG